One segment of Deinococcus aerius DNA contains the following:
- a CDS encoding 1,4-dihydroxy-6-naphthoate synthase yields the protein MTTLTSPLDLGYSFCPNDTFIFYALHAGRVASPLPVREVLEDVQTLNEWARVGRLPITKISYRAYFDVMEQYVALRSGGALGRGVGPLVVAREELGDLNGRLVASPGAQTTAELLLRLAYPGVRLTHLRYDEVMPAALRGEVDAGLIIHESRFTYPQHGLVKLLDLGAWWEGETGLPLPLGAILVRRDLPLDIQRGLNAAVRASLEYAYKHPAEPMDYIRQHALEMSDDVMRAHIDLYVNDFSLDVGGEGMLAVRELHRRAVGVGAVPPSDLPLFVDLA from the coding sequence ATGACCACCTTGACCTCCCCCCTCGACCTGGGCTACTCCTTCTGCCCGAACGACACCTTCATCTTCTACGCGCTCCACGCCGGGCGGGTCGCCTCGCCGCTCCCCGTGCGCGAGGTGCTGGAGGATGTACAGACGCTCAACGAGTGGGCGCGGGTGGGCAGGCTGCCGATCACCAAGATCAGCTACCGGGCCTACTTCGACGTGATGGAGCAGTACGTGGCGCTGCGCTCGGGCGGGGCGCTTGGGCGCGGGGTGGGGCCACTCGTCGTCGCGCGGGAGGAACTGGGTGACCTGAACGGGCGGCTGGTGGCCTCGCCCGGAGCGCAGACCACCGCCGAACTGCTGCTGCGCCTCGCCTACCCGGGCGTGCGCCTGACCCACCTGCGTTACGACGAGGTGATGCCCGCCGCCCTGCGGGGCGAGGTGGACGCCGGGCTGATCATCCACGAGTCGCGCTTCACGTACCCGCAACACGGGCTGGTCAAGTTGCTCGACCTGGGCGCGTGGTGGGAAGGCGAGACGGGGCTGCCCCTGCCGCTCGGCGCGATCCTGGTGCGGCGGGACCTTCCACTCGACATCCAGCGCGGCCTGAACGCGGCGGTCCGGGCCAGCCTGGAATACGCCTACAAGCACCCTGCCGAGCCGATGGACTACATCCGCCAGCACGCCCTGGAGATGAGCGACGACGTGATGCGCGCTCACATCGACCTGTACGTGAACGATTTCAGCCTGGACGTGGGCGGGGAGGGGATGCTGGCCGTGCGCGAGTTGCACCGCCGGGCGGTGGGGGTGGGGGCGGTGCCGCCGTCGGACCTCCCGCTGTTCGTGGACCTGGCTTGA
- a CDS encoding S9 family peptidase has protein sequence MPERIPLEALTGLPTVAALTVSHSGEEVAFYADWTGRFELYVLNLHARERRQVTNGEAPKGIRAGFVWSRDDTRILFSRDHDGDERQALFEVTLASGEVRPLHHSPESMDYAVGAHPDGRRLLVNSTRGGQMNVHVYDLTREGEAAWTALTQQPNATQAVAWSPDGMQLTLNTNESADLRNVDGYVVNADGSGLRRVWRVREGSRDEVGHWHPDGRRVAVTSDADGHSRVGLLTLESGEVTWLTPADGVTEEEPGRFSPDGRWLSVIRNVESTLSPVLYDTGTGQARELSLPPGLAYGTEFALGGTKLLFQYTTTTTRPEVLLYDLGTDTCEVLLPAEYGEVDPADFVPGEYVRYPSTDGVRVPAILYRPRSTAPGQRFPALVCVHGGPTAQFFRAFNAQLQFLADRGYVVLCPNVRGSTGYGVEWRDANLMDWGGRDLEDVAAGAEYLKTLDFVDPGRVGIFGVSYGGYLSYLAAVKKPGLFKVSVPIVGITDLHRLHEDNSRVMPQLGYYFRTLMGDPVEQAELWRDRSPITHAAKLKAHMFMMHGANDPRCPVNQARGFRDALLQNGREEGRDFEYVEFGDEGHGAGDIAGRTRSYRLLADYLARRL, from the coding sequence ATGCCCGAACGCATTCCGCTGGAGGCCCTGACCGGCCTCCCGACCGTCGCGGCCCTGACCGTCTCGCACAGCGGCGAGGAGGTGGCCTTTTACGCCGACTGGACCGGACGTTTCGAGCTGTACGTCCTGAATCTCCACGCCCGCGAGCGGCGCCAGGTGACGAACGGGGAGGCACCCAAGGGGATTCGCGCGGGCTTCGTGTGGTCGCGCGACGACACGCGCATCCTCTTCAGCCGCGACCATGACGGCGACGAGCGGCAGGCCCTCTTTGAGGTGACGCTGGCGTCGGGCGAGGTGCGGCCCCTCCACCACTCCCCCGAGAGCATGGACTACGCGGTGGGCGCCCACCCGGACGGTCGGCGCCTGCTCGTGAACAGCACGCGGGGCGGGCAGATGAACGTGCACGTCTACGACCTGACGCGGGAGGGCGAGGCCGCCTGGACGGCCCTCACGCAGCAGCCCAACGCGACCCAGGCGGTCGCCTGGAGCCCGGACGGGATGCAACTGACGCTGAACACCAACGAGAGCGCCGACCTGCGGAACGTGGACGGCTACGTGGTGAACGCGGACGGGAGCGGGCTGCGCCGGGTGTGGCGCGTGCGCGAGGGCAGCCGGGACGAGGTGGGCCACTGGCACCCCGATGGGCGGCGTGTGGCCGTGACCAGCGACGCCGACGGCCACAGCCGGGTCGGCCTCCTCACCCTGGAGAGCGGCGAAGTCACCTGGCTCACGCCCGCCGACGGGGTCACCGAGGAGGAGCCGGGCCGCTTCTCCCCCGATGGCCGCTGGCTGAGCGTGATCCGCAACGTGGAGAGCACCCTCTCGCCCGTTCTGTACGACACGGGAACCGGACAGGCCCGCGAGCTGAGCCTGCCACCCGGCCTCGCCTACGGCACCGAGTTCGCGCTGGGCGGCACGAAGTTGCTCTTCCAATACACGACGACCACGACCCGCCCGGAGGTGCTGCTGTACGACCTGGGCACCGACACCTGCGAGGTGCTGCTGCCCGCCGAGTACGGCGAGGTGGACCCGGCGGATTTCGTGCCCGGCGAGTACGTGCGTTACCCCAGCACGGACGGTGTGCGGGTTCCCGCGATCCTGTACCGGCCCAGGTCCACCGCACCGGGCCAACGCTTCCCGGCGCTGGTCTGTGTCCACGGCGGCCCCACCGCTCAGTTCTTCCGCGCCTTCAACGCGCAGCTCCAGTTCCTCGCCGACCGGGGGTACGTGGTGCTGTGCCCCAACGTGCGCGGCTCGACCGGGTACGGGGTGGAGTGGCGCGACGCCAACCTGATGGACTGGGGCGGGCGCGACCTGGAGGACGTGGCCGCCGGGGCCGAGTACCTGAAGACGCTGGACTTCGTGGACCCGGGGCGCGTGGGCATCTTTGGCGTCAGTTACGGCGGGTATCTCTCGTACCTCGCGGCGGTGAAAAAGCCGGGCCTGTTCAAGGTCAGCGTGCCCATCGTGGGGATCACCGACCTGCACCGGCTTCACGAGGACAACAGCCGCGTGATGCCGCAACTCGGCTACTACTTCCGCACACTGATGGGCGACCCCGTCGAGCAGGCCGAGTTGTGGCGCGACCGCAGCCCGATCACGCACGCGGCGAAGTTAAAGGCGCATATGTTCATGATGCACGGCGCCAACGACCCGCGCTGCCCAGTGAACCAGGCCCGGGGCTTCCGGGACGCCCTGCTGCAGAATGGCCGCGAGGAGGGCCGCGACTTCGAGTACGTGGAGTTCGGCGACGAGGGCCACGGGGCGGGCGACATCGCCGGAAGGACCCGCAGCTACCGCCTGCTGGCCGACTACCTCGCCCGGCGGCTGTGA
- a CDS encoding deoxyguanosinetriphosphate triphosphohydrolase encodes MFTRADLEAREAATLAPYATLSRESRGREYPEAESETRTAFQKDRDRVLHTTAFRRLEYKTQVFLNTQGDHYRTRLTHTLEVQQVARSVALTLGLNETLAETIALAHDLGHPPFGHAGERVLNALMEEHGGFDHNTQARRIVTRLEDRYPDFPGLNLTLDTLDGLNKHARAGLGPPSLEAQLVDAADALAYTAHDLDDGLRSGLLTPGQLEELPLWRELLARVPTSSPHLTERDRRTLHRELLGWLIGDLTRASHEAIRASGIGTAAEVRAQSGRLITYSDAMRERLRETGAFLRDNLYRHWRVEMQVEQGTRLLTTLFTAFLSRPTLLPPGVRARAEVDGLPRAACDFIAGMTDRYASETHAALVPPPGPPGWPR; translated from the coding sequence ATGTTCACCCGCGCTGACCTGGAGGCGCGCGAGGCCGCCACGCTCGCGCCGTACGCCACCCTGAGCCGGGAGTCGCGCGGGCGGGAGTATCCCGAGGCCGAGAGCGAGACGCGCACCGCCTTCCAGAAGGACCGCGACCGGGTGCTGCACACGACCGCCTTCCGGCGCCTGGAGTACAAGACGCAGGTGTTCCTGAATACCCAGGGCGACCACTACCGCACCCGGCTGACCCACACGCTGGAGGTCCAGCAGGTCGCCCGCTCCGTCGCCCTGACCCTCGGCCTGAACGAGACGCTGGCCGAGACCATCGCCCTGGCACACGACCTCGGACACCCCCCCTTCGGCCACGCGGGCGAGCGGGTGCTGAACGCGCTGATGGAGGAACATGGGGGTTTTGACCACAACACCCAGGCGCGGCGCATCGTGACCCGGCTGGAGGACCGCTACCCCGACTTCCCCGGCCTGAACCTGACCCTCGACACGCTGGACGGCCTGAACAAGCACGCCCGCGCGGGGCTGGGGCCGCCCAGCCTGGAGGCGCAACTCGTGGACGCGGCTGACGCATTGGCCTACACCGCCCACGACCTCGACGACGGGTTGCGGAGCGGGCTGCTGACGCCGGGCCAGCTTGAGGAGTTGCCCTTGTGGCGCGAACTCCTCGCTCGCGTGCCCACCTCCTCCCCCCACCTCACCGAGCGTGACCGCCGCACCCTGCACCGCGAACTGCTGGGGTGGCTGATTGGCGACCTGACGCGGGCCAGCCACGAGGCGATCCGGGCGAGCGGGATCGGGACCGCCGCCGAGGTGCGGGCGCAATCGGGGCGGCTGATCACCTACAGCGACGCCATGCGCGAGCGGCTGCGGGAGACGGGGGCCTTCCTGCGCGACAACCTCTACCGCCACTGGCGGGTAGAGATGCAGGTCGAGCAGGGGACCCGGCTGCTGACGACCCTCTTCACGGCCTTCCTCTCGCGGCCCACCCTGCTGCCCCCGGGAGTCCGCGCCCGCGCCGAGGTGGACGGCCTGCCCCGCGCCGCCTGCGACTTCATCGCCGGGATGACCGACCGCTACGCGAGCGAGACGCACGCGGCGCTCGTCCCCCCACCGGGGCCGCCGGGGTGGCCGAGATAG
- a CDS encoding NUDIX domain-containing protein, which yields MSDAATGNGTQVIYDGHIVRLELLEGKWEIVRHADAVAILALNDSGEMLLVRQRRRAIGTSTVEAPAGLIDAGETPEQAARRELQEEVGLDGDMTLLTRFYSSPGFCDEELYIFEARGLRESKLPHDEDEEIEVVWIPPQAVLDGLRDGTLVGSATTVAAALYALQRVAAR from the coding sequence ATGAGCGACGCCGCCACGGGCAACGGAACACAGGTGATCTACGACGGCCACATCGTGCGGCTGGAGCTGCTGGAGGGCAAGTGGGAGATCGTGCGGCACGCCGACGCCGTGGCGATCCTGGCGCTGAACGACTCGGGCGAGATGCTTCTCGTGCGCCAGCGGCGCCGGGCCATCGGGACGAGTACGGTGGAGGCCCCGGCGGGCCTGATTGACGCGGGGGAGACGCCCGAGCAGGCCGCCCGGCGCGAGCTTCAGGAGGAGGTGGGGCTGGACGGCGACATGACGCTGCTGACCCGCTTCTACTCCAGCCCCGGTTTCTGCGACGAGGAGCTGTACATCTTCGAGGCGAGAGGCCTGCGCGAGAGCAAATTGCCCCACGACGAGGACGAGGAGATCGAGGTCGTGTGGATACCTCCCCAGGCGGTGCTCGACGGGCTGCGCGACGGCACGCTGGTGGGCAGCGCGACCACCGTGGCGGCGGCCCTGTACGCCCTCCAGCGGGTCGCCGCGCGGTGA
- the pxpA gene encoding 5-oxoprolinase subunit PxpA: MTHPTTIDLNADLGEGSPHEALVMPHVTSANIACGGHAGDVGTMRDSLRLAAKYGVAAGAHPGFPDREGFGRREMHFPPEEVTAFVREQIEALKAVAAREGVRLHHVKPHGMLYNQAVRDRTLARAVAQAARDSGLPLYFGLAGGASVMLGEAAALGLDAVGEGFADRGYAPDGSLWPRGQAGALLPHDQAVAQGVRIAREGITVAVTGERVNIPARTLCLHGDGAEAAELARDLRAALERAGVRVAAPGV; encoded by the coding sequence ATGACTCACCCCACCACCATCGACCTCAACGCCGACCTCGGGGAGGGCAGCCCCCACGAGGCCCTCGTCATGCCCCACGTCACGAGCGCGAATATCGCCTGCGGGGGCCACGCGGGAGACGTGGGGACGATGCGGGACAGCCTGCGCCTGGCCGCAAAATACGGCGTGGCGGCGGGCGCCCACCCCGGTTTTCCCGACCGCGAGGGCTTCGGGCGCCGGGAGATGCACTTTCCGCCGGAGGAGGTCACCGCCTTCGTGCGCGAGCAGATCGAGGCGCTCAAGGCGGTGGCGGCCCGCGAGGGCGTGCGGCTGCATCACGTCAAACCCCACGGAATGCTCTACAACCAGGCGGTGAGGGACCGGACGCTGGCCCGCGCCGTTGCCCAGGCTGCCCGCGATTCGGGCCTCCCCCTGTACTTCGGCCTGGCGGGGGGGGCGTCCGTGATGCTGGGTGAGGCGGCGGCGCTGGGACTGGACGCCGTGGGCGAGGGCTTTGCCGACCGGGGCTATGCGCCCGACGGGTCGCTGTGGCCCCGCGGGCAGGCGGGCGCCCTGCTCCCCCACGATCAGGCCGTCGCCCAGGGGGTCCGCATCGCGCGGGAGGGGATCACGGTCGCCGTCACGGGGGAGCGGGTGAACATTCCTGCCCGGACCCTCTGCCTGCACGGGGACGGGGCGGAGGCGGCGGAACTCGCGCGGGACCTGCGGGCGGCGCTGGAGCGGGCAGGGGTGCGGGTGGCGGCGCCGGGGGTGTAG
- the ribF gene encoding riboflavin biosynthesis protein RibF — translation MKTYVSPTQRPDTETVVAVGSFDGVHLGHQALLAQLKARGREHRVPTVVYTFDPPTRVLTQGVEFLSTLPEKLDLLARYGIDETIAVPFTAEFAARPKEAFLDDLRALHPRSIVVGEDFHFGRGRAGGLPDLRGVTREVVALPMHQLGGEDIKSTRIREYLKVGDVEGAARLLGRHYDAQGVVVPGDRLGRTLGWPTANIRVPEGKALPLGVFAVVAITERGPGNPQRHHGMANVGFRPTVNGRERRFEVHLFDFEGDLYGEEVQVKFFTHLRGEQKFSGLDELKAQIGRDAQAAREALRDVR, via the coding sequence GTGAAAACCTACGTCTCCCCCACCCAGCGGCCCGACACCGAGACGGTGGTGGCGGTCGGGTCCTTCGACGGGGTGCATCTGGGGCACCAGGCCCTGCTCGCGCAGCTCAAGGCGAGGGGGCGGGAACACCGGGTGCCGACGGTGGTGTACACCTTCGACCCGCCCACCCGGGTGCTGACGCAGGGGGTGGAGTTCCTGTCCACCCTGCCCGAGAAACTCGACCTGCTCGCCCGCTACGGGATCGACGAGACGATCGCCGTCCCCTTCACCGCCGAGTTCGCCGCCCGGCCCAAGGAGGCGTTCCTGGACGACCTGCGCGCCCTGCATCCCCGGTCCATCGTGGTGGGCGAGGACTTCCACTTCGGGCGGGGGCGGGCGGGGGGCCTCCCCGACCTGCGCGGGGTGACGCGCGAGGTCGTGGCGCTCCCCATGCACCAGCTCGGCGGCGAGGACATCAAGAGCACCCGCATCCGCGAGTACCTCAAGGTCGGGGACGTGGAGGGCGCCGCCCGGCTGCTGGGCCGCCACTACGACGCGCAGGGCGTGGTCGTGCCGGGGGACCGTCTGGGCCGCACCCTGGGCTGGCCCACCGCCAACATCCGGGTGCCCGAGGGCAAGGCGCTCCCGCTGGGCGTGTTCGCGGTCGTCGCCATCACCGAGCGGGGGCCGGGCAACCCGCAGCGCCATCACGGCATGGCGAACGTGGGCTTTCGCCCCACCGTGAACGGCAGGGAGCGCCGCTTCGAGGTCCACCTCTTCGACTTTGAGGGTGATCTCTACGGCGAGGAGGTGCAGGTCAAGTTCTTCACGCACCTGCGCGGGGAGCAGAAGTTCAGCGGTCTGGACGAGCTGAAGGCGCAGATCGGGCGGGACGCCCAGGCGGCGCGGGAGGCGTTGAGGGACGTGCGGTAG